A genomic segment from Roseofilum casamattae BLCC-M143 encodes:
- a CDS encoding glycosyltransferase family 4 protein translates to MRILIYSYNYAPEPIGIAPLMTELAEGLVQRGHEVRVVTGMPNYPERQVYPEYRGKFYVTEIKQQVLIQRSYIYIKGPKPGLLDRLLLDGSFMLSSVVQAFRGWRPDIVFATIPPLPISIPVSFFSYFRGCPTILNLQDIVSEAAVRVGLLKRESMLFKLAESLETLAYSTSERISAIAEGFREKLIEQGIDDRKITCIPNWVDINFIQPLPQEPNSFRTEHALNSKFVVLYAGNIALTQGLSTVIEAAKQLQSIVEIQFVIVGEEKALSTLQQECDRIGATNVILLPFQPRENLPQMYAAANLSLVIQKERVTAFNLPSKIPLILASGRAIVASVPADGTAAKAVRDSQGGVVVPPEDATALATEIKRLYRDPDEAEGLGKQGREYAIANFSLEQALNRYEALFTEAIASYKAR, encoded by the coding sequence ATGCGTATTTTAATTTATTCTTACAACTATGCTCCGGAACCGATTGGCATTGCTCCATTGATGACAGAATTAGCAGAAGGATTGGTGCAACGAGGTCATGAAGTACGGGTGGTAACGGGAATGCCGAATTATCCAGAACGGCAAGTTTACCCGGAATATCGAGGCAAGTTTTATGTAACCGAAATCAAACAACAAGTCTTAATTCAACGAAGTTATATCTATATTAAAGGTCCAAAACCTGGATTGTTAGACCGACTGTTGCTCGATGGCAGTTTTATGCTGAGTAGCGTGGTTCAAGCCTTTCGAGGGTGGCGACCGGATATTGTTTTTGCGACAATTCCTCCTCTGCCAATTTCGATCCCCGTGAGTTTCTTCTCTTACTTTCGCGGTTGTCCAACTATCCTAAATTTGCAAGATATTGTCTCGGAAGCGGCGGTTCGTGTCGGACTCCTCAAACGAGAATCAATGCTATTCAAACTAGCCGAAAGTCTGGAGACTTTGGCGTATTCAACATCGGAGAGAATTAGCGCGATCGCGGAAGGATTTCGAGAGAAGCTGATCGAACAAGGTATTGACGATCGCAAAATTACCTGCATTCCCAATTGGGTGGACATTAACTTCATTCAGCCCCTACCTCAAGAACCAAACTCGTTCCGAACAGAACACGCACTTAATAGCAAATTTGTTGTCTTGTATGCGGGGAATATTGCCTTAACTCAAGGCTTGAGTACGGTCATCGAAGCGGCGAAACAACTGCAGTCAATTGTAGAGATTCAATTTGTCATTGTTGGAGAAGAAAAAGCCTTGAGTACTCTGCAACAAGAGTGCGATCGCATAGGCGCGACTAATGTGATACTTCTGCCCTTCCAGCCCCGAGAAAATCTGCCACAAATGTATGCCGCAGCTAACCTCAGTTTAGTCATCCAAAAAGAGCGCGTGACGGCCTTTAACCTGCCTTCAAAAATCCCTCTAATTCTGGCCAGCGGTCGAGCGATCGTTGCCTCCGTTCCCGCCGATGGCACGGCAGCGAAAGCCGTTCGCGACAGCCAAGGTGGCGTCGTCGTTCCTCCAGAAGATGCCACAGCCCTAGCGACAGAGATTAAGCGGCTCTACCGCGATCCGGATGAAGCCGAAGGACTGGGCAAACAAGGACGGGAATACGCGATCGCCAACTTCTCCTTAGAACAAGCGCTCAACCGCTACGAAGCCCTATTTACTGAAGCGATCGCCAGCTATAAAGCGAGATAA
- a CDS encoding DUF4347 domain-containing protein: MMSTQFNFPITPKHIAFVDRNLPDLRTLLDGIVPGITIVLLDESADGIEQITGHLSQYPSNSIESLHLISHGGAGRVKFASSTLTIESLSKYNQHLHRWSDILANRAEVLLYGCQIAAEEIGRQFVNCLSQLTQATIAASTSLTGSAALGGNWNLDYQTGEIRTELAISPQAQLAYNSVLPDIYPNPFYSVSGNPSVLSLVDITNGEQTAIPGGALAFRSFGITRDSLTGRIYYVGTDTNNPSVGYWDPATQTNTTVGSTGTNGVLFLKLAQQAGTGTIYGLSSTSPNLYSIDPNTGVATDEGAISGGTPAFVQGSGDAAFDPNNANILYVSVLTGGELRLYQVDVTTRVATYSGDAGIANVDNSGSLGFGADGNLYAIIRANGNDNERRFVRFELDATGNIDNVTEVLLPSPNSGDFGTLPTPTPDVDFSINKTDGVDNIGTGQAITYTITLTNNQNPDRVVGLVVQDIIPASDITVTNVSASIADIGTTGDSNIVQQTFASNDRGTAGDTSDDTFDVFVGANVGPDDTLTILIEGTVAAAAGSTLSNTVEVPGVNDTSPGDTLTDTTNVVDSANLADLEITAKTISNTAPNVGDTITYTITLANSGPANATGVEVSEAVPAGLTFVSSNPSSGTYDNTSGVWTVGTVNNGANATLEIVGTINAGTTSLSNTAQVSASDQSDPDSTPNNSDGTEDDQKSLTTPIGTGPADLEITAKTINNTAPNVGDTITYTITLANSGPDNATGVEVSEAVPAGLTFVSSNTSTGSYDSGTGVWTVGTLNNNTSTTLEIVGTINAGTTSLSNTAQVSASDQSDPDSTPNNSDGTEDDQKSLTTPVGTGPADLEITAKTISDSTPDVGDTITYTITLANSGPDNATGVEVSEAVPAGLTFVSSNTSTGSYDSGTGVWTVGNLNNNTSTTLEIVGTINAGTTSLSNTAQVSASDQSDPDSDPNNSDGTEDDQKSLTTPVGTTTTPPVANNDSTTTPQDTNVTFSITNDDTDADGTIDPSTVDLDPNTPGTQTTLTVDGQGTFTVDNTGQVTFDPLPDFTGTATIPYTVDDNDGNTSNQANISVTITGTTNNPPEAQDKLSETIPNDEPAPVPTLTAIDRDTGDTIASFTITSLPDASEGQLLLDGNPVSANQQLTPEEASRLVFNPDPAFTGNVTFDYTATDNNGNTDATPATVTIPVIAPTTTNNPPEAQDKTAETRPNDEPGPVPTLTGTDPDNDISFFTVTTLPPASQGTLFFNGEPVAAGQTFTPEQAAQLVFDPNPSFTGDATFNYTVTDETGNTDPTPATVTLPLVAPTTTTNNPPEAQDKTGETRPNDEPSPVPTLTGTDPDNDISFFTVTTLPPAGEGTLFYNGEPVEAGQTFTPEQAAHLVFDPNPNFVGDATFEYTVTDEAGNTDLTPATVTLPLVAPTTTNPPEAEDKTAPRRSNNEPGPVPTLTGTDPDNDISFFTVTALPPASQGTLFYNGEPVKAGQKFTPEQAGQLTFDPNPNFVGDATFNYTVTDEAGNTDPTPATVTLPLQAPVQDPVAGAPPTALSGQSDPVPNNTPSPVPPLMATDPDGEVSFITVESTIPPAEGTLLYNGEPVQPGDTFTPEQAAQLVLQPNPGFTGTTQLTFSATDNDGNQSNTATVRLPVADATTNLPPVVNPATSDPIAQGSTTEASVPTLAGSDRDGIVSFFTIQEAPTPNEGTLFLNGEPVTTGQLIPTEQASQLTFIPNPSFTGNADFTFTATDNTGNVSQAPATITIPVVGQTPIIPTPTPTPTPTPTPTPTPTPTSGIVSNSGDSGVPSFAGINWGALLGIDFHECDDLNPDFYDAAPLRINPTKQDSNVLGTELSELLLANHDNNPTYGFGGHDLLLAYQGNDTVFTGLGNDTAYGGQFHDILLGQEGGDFLLGDRDNDTLFGGSERDLLHGGQENDWLLGGFGDDTAVGDRDNDTLLGEWGNDSLLGHRNQDVIFAGLDRDWVHGGRGWDILFGGQHEDTVFGDLDNDTIRGNQGRDSLMGGMHRDLLFGDQLEDTIHAGQGDDVVFGGQHEDVVFGDHHNDTLSGDDGHDSLMGNVCIDLLFGDRGRDTMHGGQQTDFLFGGQQEDSMYGDRGRDVLSGDRGNDTMYGNTGGDFLFGDTEQDLIYAGQGDDWAWGGNHEDTMYGDRGNDVLSGDRGNDTMYGNTGGDFLFGDTEQDTIHAGQGDDWAFGGRDSDMVNGDRGNDIVSGDRGSDYLLGDEDNDTLYGDTENDWLHGGQQNDVLYGGQHDDTLNGDRDNDVLFGDRDNDSLLGNENRDILSGGAGNDILFGGQQEDTLYGDGGSDTLSGDLGQDLLFGGEGIDFFVLRTGAAASDIASADIVADFELGIDAIGLTGGLTLNDITLQGTNNGTAVSVTQTGQVLGVVNGVTAEQLTPYITPVDIGLV, encoded by the coding sequence ATGATGTCTACTCAATTCAATTTCCCTATAACCCCAAAGCACATTGCCTTTGTCGATCGCAATCTTCCCGATTTGCGCACCCTCCTCGACGGAATTGTGCCCGGAATTACCATCGTGCTTTTGGACGAATCCGCAGATGGTATCGAGCAAATTACGGGCCATTTAAGCCAGTACCCGAGCAACTCCATTGAATCCCTACACCTAATTTCTCACGGTGGAGCCGGCCGAGTTAAATTCGCCTCCAGCACCCTAACCATTGAGTCCTTATCCAAATACAACCAGCACCTCCACCGTTGGTCGGATATTCTAGCAAACAGAGCAGAAGTTCTATTATATGGTTGTCAAATTGCAGCAGAAGAAATAGGTAGACAGTTTGTAAATTGTCTGAGCCAACTGACGCAAGCCACCATTGCAGCTTCCACAAGCCTAACCGGTAGTGCCGCTTTAGGAGGGAACTGGAATCTCGATTATCAGACCGGAGAGATTCGGACCGAATTAGCCATCTCTCCACAAGCCCAACTGGCTTATAACTCCGTCTTGCCCGATATCTATCCCAACCCTTTCTATTCTGTTAGTGGCAATCCTTCTGTCCTTTCTCTAGTTGATATTACTAATGGAGAACAAACGGCGATTCCTGGAGGAGCTCTGGCATTCCGAAGCTTTGGAATTACTCGTGATAGTCTCACCGGACGCATTTACTATGTTGGAACAGATACTAACAATCCGAGTGTGGGCTATTGGGACCCTGCAACTCAAACCAATACAACAGTAGGCAGCACGGGAACAAATGGCGTTCTATTTCTCAAACTCGCTCAACAAGCTGGAACGGGTACCATTTACGGTCTATCATCAACGTCTCCAAACCTCTACAGTATCGATCCCAACACGGGAGTAGCAACAGATGAAGGTGCAATTAGCGGAGGAACTCCTGCGTTTGTCCAAGGAAGTGGAGATGCCGCCTTCGATCCGAACAATGCAAATATCCTCTATGTATCAGTGCTCACGGGGGGAGAGTTAAGGCTCTACCAAGTGGACGTTACCACTCGGGTTGCTACCTATTCCGGTGATGCTGGAATTGCCAATGTAGATAACTCCGGTTCTCTCGGCTTTGGAGCAGATGGTAATCTTTACGCGATTATTAGAGCGAACGGCAACGATAATGAAAGACGTTTTGTCCGGTTCGAGCTAGATGCTACCGGAAATATTGATAATGTTACAGAAGTCTTATTACCCAGCCCCAACTCTGGTGACTTCGGAACTCTGCCGACTCCCACTCCAGATGTAGACTTCTCCATTAATAAGACCGATGGTGTAGATAATATTGGGACTGGACAAGCCATCACCTACACCATTACCCTCACCAATAACCAGAATCCCGATCGCGTCGTCGGCTTAGTCGTCCAAGACATTATCCCTGCTAGCGATATTACCGTCACCAACGTTAGTGCTTCGATCGCTGATATTGGCACCACAGGAGATTCTAATATTGTTCAACAGACATTTGCGAGCAATGACCGAGGTACTGCTGGCGACACCAGCGACGATACCTTCGATGTTTTTGTTGGTGCTAATGTCGGTCCCGACGACACCCTAACAATTCTCATAGAAGGAACGGTCGCTGCCGCTGCTGGAAGCACCCTGAGCAATACAGTTGAAGTTCCAGGAGTCAACGACACTTCCCCAGGAGACACCCTCACCGATACCACAAACGTAGTTGACTCAGCCAATCTGGCCGACCTGGAAATCACGGCCAAAACCATCAGCAACACGGCTCCCAACGTCGGGGACACCATCACCTACACCATCACCCTCGCCAACAGCGGACCGGCCAATGCCACGGGAGTAGAAGTGAGCGAAGCGGTACCTGCGGGACTAACCTTCGTCAGCAGCAACCCGAGCAGTGGAACCTACGACAACACCAGCGGGGTGTGGACCGTCGGTACCGTCAACAACGGCGCTAATGCCACCCTGGAAATCGTCGGCACGATCAATGCCGGCACCACCAGCTTGAGCAACACCGCTCAAGTGAGCGCCTCCGACCAAAGCGACCCCGACTCGACTCCCAACAACAGCGATGGTACCGAGGACGACCAAAAGAGCCTCACCACCCCCATCGGTACCGGCCCAGCCGACCTGGAAATCACGGCCAAAACCATCAACAACACGGCTCCCAACGTCGGGGACACCATCACCTACACCATCACCCTCGCCAACAGCGGACCGGATAACGCCACGGGCGTAGAAGTGAGCGAAGCGGTACCTGCGGGGCTAACCTTCGTCAGCAGCAATACCAGCACGGGAAGCTACGACAGCGGCACCGGCGTGTGGACTGTCGGTACCCTCAACAACAATACCAGCACCACCCTGGAAATCGTCGGCACCATCAATGCCGGCACCACCAGCTTGAGCAACACCGCTCAAGTGAGCGCCTCCGACCAAAGCGACCCCGACTCGACTCCCAACAACAGCGATGGTACCGAGGACGACCAAAAGAGCCTCACCACCCCCGTCGGTACTGGCCCAGCCGACCTGGAAATCACGGCCAAAACCATCAGCGACAGCACTCCCGACGTCGGGGACACCATCACCTACACCATCACCCTCGCCAACAGCGGACCGGATAACGCCACGGGAGTAGAAGTGAGCGAAGCGGTACCTGCGGGGCTAACCTTCGTCAGCAGCAATACCAGCACGGGAAGCTACGACAGCGGCACCGGCGTGTGGACTGTCGGTAACCTCAACAACAATACCAGCACCACCCTGGAAATCGTCGGCACGATCAATGCCGGCACCACCAGCTTGAGCAACACCGCTCAAGTGAGCGCCTCCGACCAAAGCGACCCCGACTCGGATCCCAACAACAGCGATGGTACCGAGGACGACCAGAAGAGCCTCACCACCCCCGTCGGCACTACAACTACTCCTCCCGTTGCTAACAATGACAGCACCACCACTCCTCAAGACACCAATGTTACCTTCAGTATTACTAATGACGACACAGATGCTGATGGCACAATTGACCCTAGTACAGTAGACCTTGACCCCAATACTCCAGGTACTCAGACCACACTGACAGTTGATGGACAAGGGACTTTTACTGTTGATAATACCGGTCAAGTTACCTTTGACCCTCTGCCAGACTTTACTGGAACTGCTACCATTCCTTACACGGTCGATGATAATGATGGTAATACTTCCAACCAAGCCAATATCTCGGTAACGATTACTGGTACGACCAATAACCCGCCAGAGGCACAAGATAAGCTATCTGAAACCATACCGAACGATGAGCCAGCTCCTGTTCCAACTCTCACGGCAATCGATCGCGATACTGGGGATACGATCGCTTCATTCACCATCACCAGTCTGCCCGATGCCAGTGAAGGACAGCTTTTACTCGATGGCAATCCAGTCAGTGCTAATCAGCAACTGACTCCAGAGGAAGCCAGTCGGTTGGTCTTCAATCCCGATCCAGCCTTTACCGGGAACGTTACCTTTGATTACACGGCAACGGATAATAATGGCAATACGGATGCGACTCCAGCTACGGTTACCATTCCAGTCATTGCCCCAACCACGACCAATAATCCCCCCGAAGCTCAGGACAAAACGGCGGAAACTCGTCCGAATGACGAACCCGGACCGGTACCGACGCTGACGGGAACTGACCCAGATAATGATATTTCGTTCTTTACGGTAACTACCCTGCCACCAGCAAGTCAAGGAACTCTGTTCTTTAATGGAGAGCCGGTAGCAGCGGGACAAACATTTACCCCAGAACAAGCAGCGCAACTGGTATTCGATCCCAATCCAAGTTTCACCGGAGATGCGACCTTTAACTATACGGTGACGGATGAGACAGGGAATACCGACCCAACTCCAGCAACAGTAACTCTGCCCCTAGTCGCTCCGACAACAACAACTAATAATCCCCCAGAAGCTCAGGACAAAACAGGGGAAACTCGTCCCAATGACGAACCGAGTCCGGTACCGACGCTGACGGGAACTGACCCGGATAATGATATTTCCTTCTTTACGGTAACCACACTGCCCCCAGCGGGTGAAGGAACCTTATTCTACAATGGCGAACCAGTCGAAGCGGGACAAACCTTTACTCCAGAGCAAGCCGCGCACCTGGTGTTTGACCCCAATCCCAATTTTGTCGGAGATGCCACCTTCGAGTACACGGTCACCGATGAAGCAGGCAATACCGACCTAACTCCAGCAACGGTAACTTTGCCCTTGGTTGCTCCAACAACGACGAATCCGCCAGAAGCTGAGGATAAAACGGCACCTCGTCGTTCTAATAACGAACCGGGACCCGTACCGACGCTGACGGGAACTGACCCAGATAACGATATTTCCTTCTTTACGGTAACCGCGCTGCCGCCAGCGAGTCAGGGAACTCTGTTCTACAATGGCGAACCCGTAAAAGCCGGGCAAAAATTTACTCCAGAGCAGGCGGGTCAATTGACGTTCGACCCCAATCCCAATTTTGTCGGAGATGCGACCTTTAATTATACGGTCACCGATGAAGCGGGTAATACTGACCCGACTCCAGCAACGGTGACTTTACCTTTGCAAGCTCCAGTACAAGATCCAGTGGCTGGTGCGCCGCCAACAGCGCTTTCCGGTCAGAGCGATCCGGTGCCGAATAATACGCCCAGCCCCGTGCCTCCTCTGATGGCAACGGATCCGGATGGAGAGGTTTCATTTATCACTGTTGAATCGACAATCCCGCCAGCAGAAGGGACTCTCCTCTATAACGGAGAACCGGTACAACCGGGAGATACGTTTACTCCAGAACAAGCGGCTCAGTTGGTGTTGCAACCCAATCCTGGATTTACGGGAACGACGCAACTGACGTTTAGTGCGACGGATAATGATGGGAACCAGAGCAACACGGCGACGGTGAGGCTTCCGGTTGCAGACGCGACGACCAATTTACCTCCTGTGGTTAATCCGGCGACCAGCGATCCGATCGCACAAGGCTCAACGACAGAGGCTAGCGTTCCGACTCTCGCCGGAAGCGACCGGGATGGTATTGTTTCGTTCTTTACCATTCAAGAGGCACCTACTCCGAATGAAGGAACGTTGTTCTTAAACGGAGAACCAGTCACCACAGGACAGTTAATCCCAACGGAGCAAGCCTCGCAACTGACCTTTATTCCGAACCCCAGCTTTACTGGGAATGCAGACTTTACCTTCACGGCAACGGATAATACAGGGAATGTGAGCCAGGCTCCGGCGACAATTACGATTCCGGTGGTCGGGCAGACTCCCATAATTCCAACACCGACTCCAACGCCGACGCCAACACCAACGCCAACGCCAACTCCGACGCCAACTTCAGGAATTGTCTCCAACTCTGGCGACTCCGGAGTTCCTTCGTTTGCCGGCATTAATTGGGGCGCGCTGCTGGGGATTGATTTCCACGAGTGCGACGACCTCAATCCTGATTTTTACGATGCGGCACCGTTGCGGATTAATCCGACGAAGCAGGATAGTAATGTCTTGGGAACGGAACTTTCCGAGTTGCTGCTGGCTAATCACGATAATAACCCGACCTATGGGTTTGGCGGTCACGATCTGTTGTTAGCCTATCAAGGCAACGATACAGTATTTACTGGATTGGGTAACGATACGGCTTATGGCGGTCAGTTCCACGATATTCTCCTCGGACAAGAAGGGGGAGATTTCCTTTTGGGCGATCGCGATAACGATACCTTATTCGGCGGCTCCGAGCGAGACCTGCTCCATGGCGGTCAGGAGAATGACTGGCTCTTGGGCGGATTTGGCGACGATACGGCCGTGGGCGATCGCGATAACGATACCCTTCTCGGAGAGTGGGGCAACGACTCCCTGCTCGGTCACCGCAACCAAGACGTTATCTTTGCCGGACTCGATCGCGACTGGGTTCACGGCGGACGGGGTTGGGATATCTTGTTTGGCGGACAGCACGAAGATACGGTCTTCGGCGACTTGGATAACGACACCATTCGCGGGAATCAGGGTCGCGACTCGTTGATGGGAGGAATGCACCGAGATTTACTCTTTGGCGACCAACTCGAGGATACGATCCATGCCGGACAGGGAGATGATGTGGTCTTTGGCGGACAGCATGAAGATGTGGTCTTCGGCGACCATCATAATGACACGCTCTCGGGAGACGACGGTCATGACTCTTTGATGGGGAATGTCTGTATTGACCTGCTCTTCGGCGATCGCGGTCGGGATACGATGCATGGCGGACAGCAAACCGATTTCCTCTTTGGCGGACAGCAGGAAGACTCCATGTATGGCGATCGCGGTCGAGATGTTTTATCTGGCGATCGCGGCAACGATACCATGTACGGGAATACCGGCGGTGATTTCCTCTTCGGCGACACCGAACAAGATCTCATCTATGCCGGACAAGGCGATGATTGGGCTTGGGGTGGAAATCACGAAGATACCATGTATGGCGATCGCGGCAACGATGTCCTCTCCGGCGATCGCGGCAATGACACCATGTACGGGAATACCGGCGGTGATTTCCTCTTCGGCGATACGGAGCAAGATACGATCCACGCCGGACAAGGGGATGACTGGGCATTTGGCGGTCGAGATAGCGACATGGTCAATGGCGATCGCGGAAACGACATAGTCTCTGGCGATCGCGGTAGCGACTATCTGCTGGGCGACGAAGATAACGATACCCTCTATGGCGATACCGAAAATGACTGGCTCCATGGAGGACAGCAAAATGACGTGCTCTATGGCGGACAGCACGACGATACCCTGAATGGCGATCGCGATAATGACGTTCTGTTTGGCGATCGCGACAACGACTCCCTCTTGGGGAACGAGAACCGCGACATTCTCTCCGGAGGAGCGGGGAACGATATCCTCTTTGGCGGACAGCAAGAAGATACGCTCTACGGCGATGGAGGTAGCGACACCCTGAGTGGAGACTTGGGTCAAGACCTGCTCTTTGGTGGGGAAGGCATAGACTTCTTCGTCCTGAGAACCGGTGCGGCGGCGAGCGATATTGCCTCGGCGGATATCGTCGCAGACTTTGAGTTAGGCATCGATGCGATCGGTCTCACCGGAGGTTTAACCCTCAATGATATTACCTTGCAAGGGACGAACAACGGCACTGCAGTCAGCGTGACTCAGACCGGTCAGGTGCTCGGTGTGGTTAACGGAGTCACCGCAGAACAGCTAACTCCATACATCACTCCCGTCGATATCGGATTGGTATAG
- a CDS encoding CGLD27 family protein, with product MPTIDPSSWPCPVPKDQQPLEEYQALKESGFFRWGTLEHRPYLRQLFWIWSLSWIVTGPVAAASFPFDKDPLHFGISASAGAILLLVLVWSRLYLGWKYICDRLNDPVISYEESGWYDGQLWEKSPEALAQDRLIVTYQVKPILQRLHWTFAGLGIVLGTETISWVCF from the coding sequence ATGCCCACGATCGATCCTTCGAGCTGGCCCTGTCCCGTTCCCAAAGACCAACAACCTCTAGAAGAATATCAAGCGCTGAAAGAGTCGGGGTTTTTCCGCTGGGGAACTCTCGAACACCGGCCCTATCTGAGACAACTCTTCTGGATCTGGAGCTTAAGCTGGATTGTCACCGGGCCAGTCGCGGCTGCGAGTTTTCCCTTCGATAAAGACCCACTTCACTTCGGCATTTCTGCAAGTGCTGGAGCGATCCTCCTCCTGGTTCTGGTTTGGTCGCGATTGTATTTGGGATGGAAATACATTTGCGATCGCCTCAACGACCCCGTTATCTCCTACGAAGAATCCGGTTGGTACGACGGTCAACTCTGGGAAAAATCCCCAGAAGCCCTGGCCCAAGACCGCTTGATTGTCACCTACCAAGTTAAACCCATTCTGCAACGCTTGCATTGGACGTTTGCCGGACTGGGGATAGTTCTGGGGACGGAAACTATTAGTTGGGTTTGTTTCTAA
- a CDS encoding CAP domain-containing protein — protein MNSEFINRVIELTNQERARVGLAPLTFNPQLAEAAQLHVENMASQDFFSHTGLDGTEPWDRVKATGYNYSTVAENIAAGQRTPEEVVAAWMESDGHRANILNPDIQEMGIGYFFLGNDTGSMNYNHYWGQVFGSPLNSIVSNASVSAATLDSIATTSLVDAATAFLLGSDVIDRLTGTIDNDTILAFGGNDVVAGSSGNDYINGNLDNDQLFGDLGNDTIRGGQGSDFVRGGEGNDEVFGDRGNDQVFGDDGDDILYGGQNEDYLDGGNGNDILYGDLGSDVMIGGAGADVFVLRTGAPDLIFYNDAEDFIGLTGGLSFESLSITAGLGDLLNTTTISLQGASPELDGVLAILPNTSPGQLDAGDFVFL, from the coding sequence ATGAACTCAGAGTTTATCAATCGTGTAATAGAGTTAACCAATCAAGAACGCGCGCGCGTTGGTTTAGCTCCCTTAACTTTCAATCCACAATTAGCCGAAGCCGCTCAATTACATGTGGAAAATATGGCATCTCAAGATTTCTTTTCCCACACTGGGTTAGACGGAACGGAACCTTGGGATCGAGTTAAGGCAACAGGGTATAATTACTCGACTGTTGCTGAAAATATTGCAGCCGGACAAAGAACTCCAGAAGAGGTCGTTGCTGCCTGGATGGAGAGTGATGGGCATCGGGCTAATATTCTCAATCCCGATATTCAAGAAATGGGTATCGGCTATTTTTTCTTAGGTAATGATACTGGCAGCATGAACTATAACCATTATTGGGGGCAAGTGTTTGGCTCGCCGCTCAATAGCATAGTTAGCAATGCCTCTGTTTCCGCAGCCACTCTAGATTCGATCGCCACAACTTCTTTAGTGGATGCTGCCACCGCATTTCTCCTCGGCTCCGACGTTATCGATCGACTGACGGGAACGATAGATAACGACACGATCTTGGCTTTTGGTGGCAATGATGTGGTTGCCGGAAGCAGTGGCAATGATTATATTAATGGCAACTTAGATAACGACCAGCTCTTTGGCGACCTCGGTAATGACACGATACGGGGCGGGCAAGGGAGCGATTTTGTCAGAGGAGGCGAAGGTAACGATGAAGTATTTGGCGATCGCGGAAACGACCAAGTATTTGGCGATGATGGCGACGATATTCTTTATGGCGGCCAAAACGAGGACTATCTCGATGGCGGTAATGGTAACGATATTCTTTATGGCGACCTCGGTTCCGATGTGATGATTGGAGGAGCGGGAGCTGATGTTTTCGTGCTGCGGACTGGGGCGCCAGATTTAATTTTTTATAACGATGCTGAAGATTTTATTGGATTAACTGGAGGCTTATCCTTCGAGAGTTTAAGCATTACTGCCGGTCTGGGAGATTTACTCAATACTACGACAATTTCGCTGCAAGGTGCGAGTCCGGAACTCGATGGCGTGCTGGCAATTCTTCCTAACACGAGTCCGGGTCAACTCGATGCTGGAGATTTTGTGTTCCTGTAA
- the rsfS gene encoding ribosome silencing factor: MFNSAQTTFSPSTDSNSLPLEHSEQLALAIAEAADDRKGEDIVILKVDEVSYLADYFIIVTGFSTVQVRAIARSIEDKVEELFERVPLRTEGKSEGSWILQDFGEAIVHIFLPEEREFYNLDAFWGHGEPVEFNRQTS; the protein is encoded by the coding sequence ATGTTCAATTCTGCCCAAACAACCTTCTCCCCATCGACTGACTCTAATTCTTTACCGCTAGAGCACAGCGAGCAACTCGCCCTGGCCATTGCCGAAGCAGCAGACGATCGGAAAGGAGAAGATATCGTCATCCTCAAAGTCGATGAAGTCTCCTATCTGGCGGACTACTTCATCATCGTTACCGGATTTTCCACCGTACAAGTGCGAGCGATCGCGCGATCGATTGAAGATAAGGTGGAAGAACTCTTCGAGCGCGTCCCCCTACGCACGGAAGGGAAATCGGAAGGAAGTTGGATTCTGCAAGACTTTGGCGAGGCCATTGTCCATATCTTTCTACCCGAAGAACGAGAATTTTACAATCTCGATGCCTTCTGGGGTCATGGCGAACCGGTAGAATTTAACAGACAGACCTCATAA